The genomic stretch CGCCCATCCCGACGACGAGTCGAGCAAGGGCGCCGCGACCATGGCCAAGTACGTCGCCGAAGGTGTCCGCGTCATGGTGGCCACCTGCACCGGGGGGGAGCGTGGCTCGGTCCTCAACCCCGCGATGGACCGCCCCGAGGTGTGGGAGCGGATGACCGAGCTGCGGATGGAGGAGATGGCCCGGGCCCGCGAGATCCTCGGGGTCGAGCAGGAGTTCCTCGGCTTCGTCGACTCCGGTCTGCCCGAGGGCGACCCCCTGCCGCCGCTGCCGGAGGGCTGCTTCGCCCTCGTGCCGATCGAGGAGGCCGCCGCCCCGCTGGTCGCGCTGATCCGCCGGTTCAAGCCCCAGGTGGTGACCACCTACGACGAGCGCGGCGGCTACCCGCACCCGGACCACATCAAGACCCACGAGATCTCGGTGCACGCCTTCGAGGCCGCCGGCGACCCGGACCGGTACCCCGACCTGGGTGACCCCTGGCAGCCGAGCAAGCTCTACTACCACATGAGCTTCACGCTGCCCCGGACCAAGGCGCTGCACGAGGCGGTGCTCGCCATGGGGGCCGAGTCGCCCTACGCCGAGATGCTGGAGAACTGGGACCCGGCCAAGGACATCTCGCACCGGGTGACCACCCGGGTGCAGTGCGCCGAGTACTTCCCGGTGCGGGACGCGGCGCTGATCGCGCACGCCACCCAGATCGACCCCACCGGGCGCTGGTTCTCCATCCCGATGGACGTGCAGGCCGACACCTGGCCGACCGAGGACTACGAGCTGGCCCGCTCGCTGGTCGACTCCCCGCTGCCCGAGGACGACCTCTTCGCCGGCGTGCGCGCGTCGGAGCCCGCGGCGTGACCGGGCTGGTGCTGGCGGCGGTCCGCCCGTTCGTCGACCAGGGGCCGGAGCAGGCGCCCGAGGACGTCGGCAAGTCCGGCCCGATCGGCCTGCTGCTGATCGTCGTGCTGCTGATCGCGATCCTGCTCCTGGTCCGGTCGATGACCACGCACCTCAAGCGGCTGCCGAACAGCTTCGACTCCGCCGACCGGGTGCCCGACAGCCCGGCCTCGCTCGTCGACGAGACCCCGGCCGCGGCCGCGGCGCCGGGGCAGGCGCTGCTGGACACCTTGCGGCGGGCGCCGAGGGCGATCGAGCCGCCGCGGGACGTCGACCGGGGCTGACCCGGACGGGGGAGTGCACCGGCGTCCCGGCCAGTCGTCGGGACGCCGGTCGGCCATCATCACCTGATGGCCCCCGCGCGCGCCCGCGACCCCGAACGACGTGACCACATCTCCGGGCTCGGGCGGTGGGGGACACGGCTGCTGGAGTGGGCGGAGAACCTCGTCTACGCCGGGATCGCGCTGTTCCTCGTGGTCACCGCGCTGGTCCTGCTCGTCCTGGCCGGTCGCACCACCTGGCAGCTGACCAGCGACTTCTCCCAGGCGCCGATCCTGGAGCTGCTCGACGTCCTGCTGCTGGTCTTCATCGTCGTCGAGCTGCTCTTCGCCGTCCGGACCACCGTGGAGCAGCGCCAGCTGGTCGCCGAGCCGTTCCTGCTGGTCGGGGTGATCGCCTCGATCAAGGAGATCGTGGTGCTCTCGGTCGAGGCGGCGAGCGCGCTGGGCCGCGGTCCGGAGTTCGACGACCGGATCACCGAGATCGCCGTCCTGGGCGTGCTCGTCGTCCTGCTCGGCGGAACGGCCTGGCTGCTGCGGCGCAAGGAACGCGAACCCGACGAGGGTGAGGCGGAACCCGCGCGCGGCTGAGGGGCTCCCAGGTCAGCGCGTCACCAGTGGTGGGCGACGTCCACGACCACCCGGGCGCCGTGCGGGGACCCCGGGGCGCCGTCGAGCACGAACACCCGGAAGGGCAGTCGCGCGCGGGTGCCGACGGCCAGCGACGTCTGCCCCTCGAAGGACCCCGCCCAGGCGACCTGCTCGAGCGTGCGCGCGCCGCGGACGTCGGCGACCCGCGCCGGGTCGGCGGGCAGGTAGGTCACGCCACGGGTCTCGTCGTAGGCCGGTGCCCGGACGACGACCTGCAGGACGGCGCCCCCCTCGACCGGCACCGGTTCGCCCGACCCCTGGGCGCTGACCTGGTCCACGTACCGCACGTCGTAGCCGGCCGGGGCACCTGACTGCAGGTCGACGACCAGCCGGTCGAAGCAGGGGTGCTGCCCGGCGCGGACGTCGGTCACCTGGCCGACGGGCGGGGCCGGGGTCGCGGTGGTCTCGGGGAGCGAGCCCCACCAGATGCCGCACCACGGGTCCTGGCCCGCGGACGCGGGAAGAGGGGCGCCCAGCACCACGAGGGCCGTCGCGACCGCCACCAGGGCGCCGCGTGCTCGGATGAACGTCATCGTCGACCTCCTCGTCGGTCCCTGGTGGGTGCTCCGTCGGGCCCCCCGCGAACCGCGGTACATCGGATCGTCATGTCCCGGCCGTGTCCGCTCTCGGCGCAGGCGCTCATCGCCGCACCAGCTGATTACACGATTACAGTGGTGCCTGTCGTCGTTTCTCCGAGGAGGACACCGTGCACGCTCACCACCACCGCTTCCCGCCCGACGGCTTCCCCGGCCGCGGCCGCGCCCGGGGGCGCGGCGTCGACGCCCCGCCGCCCGTCGACCGCGCCGAGGTGGCCGGCTGGTTCGCCGGCCGGCTGCCCGACGACTGGTTCACCGCCCCCGTAGAGCTGACCATCGACCGCGACGAGATCACCGTCGTGGGCGCCGTCCCCGAGCCCGACGCCGGTGCCGGCGACCCGGCGGCGGCCCGCGCCGGGCGGATCGCCCGCTTCCGGGAGCAGACCCGCCAGCAGCGGATGGCGATCGCCGACGCCGCCCAGGCCCGCTACGGCCGGTCGGTCGCCTGGGGCGCCACCTGCGGCGACGTCCGCGAGGTCTTCACCACCGTCTCCGTGCCGGTGATGACCCGGCTGCGCCAGCCCGAGCGGCTGGTGCTCGACACGCTGGTCGACGCCGGGGTCGCCCGCTCCCGCTCGGAGGCGCTGGTCTGGGCGGTGCGGCTGGTCGGGCAGCACGCCGACGAGTGGCTGGCCGAGCTGCGGGCGGCGATGGCGGCCGTGGAGGAGGTCCGCGCGCGCGGCCCGCAGTAGCCGGGGGCCACTCCGCGATCGGGGACACTGGGACCGTGTCGACCACCGCGCAGCCCGCCGAGACCGACGTCCTCGTGGTGGGGGCCGGGCCCGCGGGCTCCGCGGCGGCCGCCTGGGCGGCGCGGTCGGGTGCCGAGGTGGTGCTCGCCGACGCCGCCGTCTTCCCGCGGGACAAGACCTGCGGTGACGGGCTGACGCCGCGTGCGATGGCCGAGCTGGACTCGCTCGGGCTCGGTGACTGGGTGCGCTCCCGTGGCCGCAACCGGGGCCTGCGCGCGGCCGGGTTCGGCCAGGAGCTGCTGCTGCCCTGGCCCGGCGGCGCGCTGCCCGACCACGGCGGGGCGGTGCCGCGCACCGAGCTGGACGCCCGGATCCGGGACGTCGCCGTCGACGCGGGCGCGGTCCCGCTGGACGGTGCCCGGGCGGTCGACGTCGAGCGCGACGGCGACCGGGTGGCAGCGGTGGTGTTCCGCCGTCCCGACGACACGACGACGACGGTCGCCTGCCGTCGGCTCGTGGTCGCCGACGGGGTGCGTTCCCCGCTGGGCAAGGTGCTGGGCCGGGAGTGGCACCGGGAGACCGCCTACGGCGTGGCCGCCCGCGGGTACGTGCGCTCCGGTCGCAGCGACGACGAGTGGATCTCCTCCCACCTGGAGCTGCGCGGCGCCGAGGGCGAGCTCCTGTCCGGCTACGGCTGGGTCTTCCCGCTGGGGGCGCAGGCGGGCGAGGTGAACGTCGGCGTCGGCACGCTGGCCACCGAGAAGCGGCCCGCCGACGTCCGGCTGCGCAGCCTGCTGGAGCTCTACACCGACCAGCGGCGCGAGGAGTGGCAGATCGAGGGCCCCGTGCGGGCGCCGGCGAGCGCGCTGCTGCCGATGGGGGGTGCGGTCTCCGGGGTGGCCGGGCGGAACTGGGCGTTGATCGGGGACGCCGCCGGCTGCGTCAACCCGCTCAACGGCGAGGGCATCGACTACGGGCTGGAGACCGGCCGGAGCGTGGTCGAGCTCTTCGACGAGGCCGACTGGTCGCAGGCCTGGCCGGCGACGCTGCGGCAGCACTACGGCGAGGCGTTCTCCATCGCCCGCCGGCTGGCCGGGCTGCTCACGGTGCCGCGGTTCCTGCCGGCCGCGGGGCCGGTGGGGATGCGCTCACGGGTGCTGATGACGGTGGCGCTGCGGGTGATGGGCAACCTGGTCACCGAGGCCGACCAGGACGTCGTCGCCCGGGCCTGGCGCACCGCCGGCAAGCTGTCCCTGAAGCTGGACTCCCGCCCTCCGTTCGCCTGAACGGCTCAGGTGTACGGGCTGTTGTAGATCACGAAGTAGACGGCGATGTAGTGGCAGATGGCCGCCACGATCGTCATCGCGTGGAAGACCTCGTGGTACCCGAAGGTGCCCGGCCAGGGGTTGGGCCGCTTGCTCGCGTAGGCGATCGCGCCGACGCTGTAGAGCAGGCCCCCGGCGGCCAGCAGCACCAGGGCGGTGACCCCCGCCAGCTCGAGGATGTCGACCAGCACGAACACCGCCGCCCACCCCAGCGCCAGGTAGATCGGCACCCCCAGCCACCGGGGCGCGGTCGGCCAGATCACCTTCAGCGTCACGCCCAGCGCGGCCCCGGACCACACGGTGAGCAGCAGCCACCAGCCGGTGGGCTCGGGCACCGCGAGCAGGGCGAACGGCGTGTACGTGCCGGCGATGAACACGAAGATCATCGAGTGGTCGGCACGCTTCATCAGCTTCCAGCCGCGGGGTGACCACCGGCGCCGGTGGTACAGGGCGCTGACCCCGAACAGCCCGAGGATCGTGACGCAGTACAGCGCGACCGACCAGCCGGCTCGGGCACTCTGCGCCGCGGCCAGCGGGATCAGCACCGCCCCGGCGACGATCGAGCCGAAGAAGGCGAACAGGTGCAGCCAGCCGCGCAGCCGGGGCCGGGTGTCGGGGTGGTCGAAGTCCACGTCGCCGTAGTCGGCGACCTCCCAGCGGCCGTCCTGCTCGATCGCCTCGACGTGTTCGCCCTCGGCCCGGACGGCGTCGAGGGTCTGGTCGAGCGGGCCCTCCACCTGGGCTCCGTCGGCCTGCACCCGTGCGGGTCCGCGACGGTCGGAAGGTGCGCTCATGTGCCGAGGTTACGAAGCCGTAGGTCCGCCGTCACCTCCAGGCAGCTGTGACTCCGGCGGGCCCTCGCCCTCGGTGCCGGGTGTGCACCCAGCCGCGGGGCGTCCCGGGTCCTAGGG from Modestobacter roseus encodes the following:
- the trhA gene encoding PAQR family membrane homeostasis protein TrhA yields the protein MSAPSDRRGPARVQADGAQVEGPLDQTLDAVRAEGEHVEAIEQDGRWEVADYGDVDFDHPDTRPRLRGWLHLFAFFGSIVAGAVLIPLAAAQSARAGWSVALYCVTILGLFGVSALYHRRRWSPRGWKLMKRADHSMIFVFIAGTYTPFALLAVPEPTGWWLLLTVWSGAALGVTLKVIWPTAPRWLGVPIYLALGWAAVFVLVDILELAGVTALVLLAAGGLLYSVGAIAYASKRPNPWPGTFGYHEVFHAMTIVAAICHYIAVYFVIYNSPYT
- a CDS encoding phosphate-starvation-inducible PsiE family protein; the encoded protein is MAPARARDPERRDHISGLGRWGTRLLEWAENLVYAGIALFLVVTALVLLVLAGRTTWQLTSDFSQAPILELLDVLLLVFIVVELLFAVRTTVEQRQLVAEPFLLVGVIASIKEIVVLSVEAASALGRGPEFDDRITEIAVLGVLVVLLGGTAWLLRRKEREPDEGEAEPARG
- the mca gene encoding mycothiol conjugate amidase Mca; translation: MSEPDQLRLLAVHAHPDDESSKGAATMAKYVAEGVRVMVATCTGGERGSVLNPAMDRPEVWERMTELRMEEMARAREILGVEQEFLGFVDSGLPEGDPLPPLPEGCFALVPIEEAAAPLVALIRRFKPQVVTTYDERGGYPHPDHIKTHEISVHAFEAAGDPDRYPDLGDPWQPSKLYYHMSFTLPRTKALHEAVLAMGAESPYAEMLENWDPAKDISHRVTTRVQCAEYFPVRDAALIAHATQIDPTGRWFSIPMDVQADTWPTEDYELARSLVDSPLPEDDLFAGVRASEPAA
- a CDS encoding geranylgeranyl reductase family protein gives rise to the protein MSTTAQPAETDVLVVGAGPAGSAAAAWAARSGAEVVLADAAVFPRDKTCGDGLTPRAMAELDSLGLGDWVRSRGRNRGLRAAGFGQELLLPWPGGALPDHGGAVPRTELDARIRDVAVDAGAVPLDGARAVDVERDGDRVAAVVFRRPDDTTTTVACRRLVVADGVRSPLGKVLGREWHRETAYGVAARGYVRSGRSDDEWISSHLELRGAEGELLSGYGWVFPLGAQAGEVNVGVGTLATEKRPADVRLRSLLELYTDQRREEWQIEGPVRAPASALLPMGGAVSGVAGRNWALIGDAAGCVNPLNGEGIDYGLETGRSVVELFDEADWSQAWPATLRQHYGEAFSIARRLAGLLTVPRFLPAAGPVGMRSRVLMTVALRVMGNLVTEADQDVVARAWRTAGKLSLKLDSRPPFA
- a CDS encoding AMIN-like domain-containing (lipo)protein, coding for MTFIRARGALVAVATALVVLGAPLPASAGQDPWCGIWWGSLPETTATPAPPVGQVTDVRAGQHPCFDRLVVDLQSGAPAGYDVRYVDQVSAQGSGEPVPVEGGAVLQVVVRAPAYDETRGVTYLPADPARVADVRGARTLEQVAWAGSFEGQTSLAVGTRARLPFRVFVLDGAPGSPHGARVVVDVAHHW